The sequence below is a genomic window from Photobacterium atrarenae.
CCCTGGTCAACAAGCCCACCGCCGAGGAAGAAGATCAGCAACTGCTGGAGAAACTCAGCGAGACCGGGACCCGGACCATCAAGAAACCGCAGCGCGATGCCGTGGTGGTCGAAGGGGTCGATAACCTGATGACCCATCTGGCACGTTGCTGTCAGCCAATTCCGGGCGACGATATCCAGGGCTTTGTCACCCAGGGGCGCGGTATTTCCGTGCACCGGCAGGACTGCGAGCAGCTGGAAGAGTTGCGCCATGTCGCGCCGGAGCGGATCATTGATACCGTTTGGGGCGGTGGCTTTGTCGGTAACTATACCCTGACAGTGCGAGTGACTGCCGCCGAGCGCAACGGGCTGCTCAAGGAGCTGACCAATACCTTTGCCAACGAGAAGGTGAAAGTGGCTGGGGTGAAGAGCCGGATTGATTTCAAAAAGCAGATGTCGATCATGGACTTCGATCTGGAGCTGACCGATCTGGAAGTGCTGAGCCGGGTGCTCAAGCGGGTCGAGCAGGTTAAAGACGTTGCTGAGGCCAAGCGGCTTCATTAAGGTTGTCAGCGTTCAAGCGCGAACAACGCATTGCGACAACGGGTAGCCTGGCTGCCCGTTTTTGTATCGCCAGCAGATTAAACAGGTAGTATTTGACATGAGTGATAAAGCACCGGCGCCAATCGAGCAACTGATCGAAATTATGGCCAAACTCCGAGATCCGGAGACGGGGTGTCCGTGGGATCTGAAGCAGGATTTTGCCTCTATCGTGCCGCACACCCTAGAAGAAGCTTATGAAGTGGCTGATGCCATTGCGCAGCAGAACTGGGGCGAGGTTCGCGAAGAGCTGGGCGACTTGTTGTTTCAGGTGATTTTTTACAGCCAGCTCGGCAAAGAGCAGGGGCTGTTTGCCTTTGATGATGTGGTTCGCAGCATCAATGAAAAGCTGATCCGTCGCCATCCCCATGTGTTCGGTAACACTGAGTTTGCCAGCGAAGCCGATATCCATGCTAACTGGGAAGCGGAAAAAGCCAAAGAGCGGGCCGAGAAAGGCGAAGACCTCAGCCTGTTGGCCAATATTCCCAAGGCGCTGCCGGCGCTGATTCGGGCGGAGAAAATTCAAAAGCGCTGCGCCAAGCACGGGTTTGACTGGGACAGTCTGGGACCTGTGGTGGATAAGGTACGCGAAGAGATTGACGAAGTGATGGAAGAGGCCATCCAGGTGGCACCGTCCCAGGACAGAGTCGAAGATGAAATCGGCGATCTGCTGTTTGCGGTGGTCAACCTTAGCCGTCACCTTCAGGTGAAACCGGAGGTGGCGTTGCAGCGGGCCAATCAGAAATTCGAGCGCCGCTTTCGCGAAGTTGAAAAAAGTGTGCTAGAACAAGGAAAGCGTGTTGAAGAGTGCTCTCTGGAAACGCTGGATCATGAGTGGAATCGCGTCAAACAGCGTGAGCGTTAACCCGGTGCTGCAACACGGTTGAGTGGCTGAGGTGCTGACGATAGCCTACTTGGGGATCTTTGATTTGAGACAAAAAAAAACTGCGAATGCTGTGATAGTTTTCACGTTGTGGCGATAAAGTGTGTCTGGTATACTAATTTCCCGTCCAGATACTTTTTATATCCTCTATACCAATCTTCCAGGTAAAACATGACGACGAATTACATTTTTGTTACGGGCGGGGTCGTATCCTCTCTAGGTAAAGGTATTGCTGCAGCTTCTCTGGCGGCGATTCTCGAAGCGCGTGGTCTGAAAGTGACCATGATGAAGCTAGACCCTTATATCAACGTTGATCCAGGCACCATGAGTCCGATTCAACACGGTGAAGTATTCGTAACGGAAGACGGTGCAGAGACCGACCTTGACCTGGGTCACTACGAGCGTTTCATTCGTACCAAAATGACCAAGCGCAACAACTTTACGGCTGGCCGCGTGTATGCGGACGTGCTGCGTAAAGAGCGCCGTGGCGACTATCTGGGTGCCACCATTCAGGTGATCCCGCATATTACCAATGAAATCAAAGAACGTGTGATTGCCGGTGCCGAAGGCCATGATGTGGCGATCGTCGAAGTCGGTGGTACTGTGGGGGATATCGAGTCCCTGCCGTTCATGGAAGCGATTCGTCAGCTGGGCGTTGAACTGGGCCGTGAGCGCGCCATGTTTACCCACCTGACGCTGGTCCCTTACCTGGCAGCGGCCGGCGAAGTGAAAACCAAACCGACCCAGCACTCGGTGAAAGAACTGCTGTCGATCGGGATCCAACCGGATGTGCTGATCTGCCGGAGCGACCGCGTGATCCCGGCGAACGAACGTGCCAAGATTGCACTGTTCTGTAACGTGCCGGAAAAAGCCGTCATCTCGATGAAAGATGTCGACTCCATCTACAAAATCCCACAACTGATCAAAGCCCAGGGCCTGGATGATCTGGTGTGTCAGCGCTTCGGCATCACTGCCCCTGAAGCCAATCTGTCTGAGTGGGAGCAGGTGATCTACGAAGAAGCCAATCCGACAGATGAAGTCACCATCGGGATGGTCGGTAAGTACATTGAACTGCCGGATGCGTACAAGTCGGTCAACGAAGCCCTGAAGCACGCAGGCCTGAAAAACCGCCTGTCGGTTAACATCAAGTATGTTGACTCACAAGATGTAGAGTCGAAAGGCACAGAAGTGCTGGAAGGCCTGGATGCAATCCTGGTTCCTGGCGGCTTCGGCGGCCGTGGCGTAGAAGGGAAGATCACCACGGCGCAATATGCCCGTGAGAACAAAATCCCGTATCTGGGGATCTGCCTGGGAATGCAGGTCGCGCTGATCGAATATGCCCGTCATGTCGCGGGCCTGGAAGGCGCGCATTCGACTGAATTCAATGCTGATACCAAACACCCGGTGGTGGGTCTGATCACCGAGTGGATTGACAGTGAAGGTAAAGTGGAAGAGCGTAGCGAAGAATCAGATCTGGGCGGCACCATGCGTCTGGGGTCACAGCTATGTCACCTGGCCGAAGGTTCGAAAGCCCGTGAACTGTACGGTAACGCGACGATCCACGAGCGTCACCGTCACCGTTACGAAGTGAATAACAACCTGCTGCCGAAACTGGAGAAAGCGGGCTTGAAAGTTTCGGGTCTGTCTGCAGACAAGAAGCTGGTGGAAATTATCGAGATCCCGAACCACCCATGGTTCGTGGCGGCTCAGTTCCACCCTGAGTTCACCTCAACACCTCGCGATGGCCATCCGCTGTTTGAAGGCTTTGTGAAGGCGGCGGGCGAGAACCTGCGCGGTGAGCTGAATAAGTAAGGATTACGGATAGCTGTAACCATAAGCGTTGCAGCTATTTTTTTAGCTTTTAAATTGAAGATAAAGCAAGAGGAAACATAATGTCTAAGATCGTTAAAGTTCTAGGTCGTGAAATTATCGATTCACGTGGTAACCCAACTGTTGAAGCGGAAGTTCACCTAGAAGGCGGTTTCGTCGGTATGGCTGCTGCGCCGTCTGGTGCATCGACTGGTTCTCGCGAAGCACTTGAACTACGTGACGGCGACAAGTCTCGTTTCCTGGGTAAAGGCGTTCTGAAAGCTGTTGAAGCTGTGAACGGCCCAATTGCTGAAGCACTGGTTGGGAAGGATGCGAAAGCTCAGGCTGACATCGATCAGGTGATGATTGACCTGGACGGTACTGACAACAAGTCTAACTTCGGTGCAAACGCAATCCTGGCTGTTTCTCTGGCCAACGCCAAAGCCGCTGCGGCAGCAAAAGGCATGCCGCTGTATGAGCACATTGCTGAGCTGAACGGCACTCCAGGTCAATTCTCTATGCCGCTGCCTATGATGAACATCATCAACGGTGGTGAGCACGCGGACAACAACGTCGACATCCAGGAGTTCATGATCCAGCCTGTCGGTGCCAAGACCCTGAAAGAAGGTCTGCGTATCGGTGCTGAAGTGTTCCACAACCTGGCCAAAGTTCTGAAAGCGAAAGGTATGAGCACTGCAGTTGGTGACGAAGGTGGTTTCGCGCCGAACCTGGAATCAAATGCTGCTGCCCTGGCTGCAATTAAAGAAGCGGTTGAGATGGCTGGCTATGAGCTGGGCAAAGACGTGACGCTGGCGATGGACTGTGCGGCCTCTGAATTCTTCGATAAAGAAGCTGGCAACTACAACATGAAAGGTGAAGGTAAAATCTTCACTTCTGAAGAGTTTAACCACTACCTGGCTGGCCTGGTTGATGAATACCCAATCGTCTCTATCGAAGACGGCCTGGACGAGTCTGACTGGGACGGCTTCAAGCACCAGACTGAACTGCTGGGCGGCAAAATCCAGCTGGTGGGTGACGATCTGTTCGTAACCAACACCAAGATCCTGAAAGAAGGGATTGAGAAAGGTGTTGCGAACTCTATCCTGATCAAATTCAACCAAATCGGCTCTCTGACCGAAACGCTGGCTGCGATCAAGATGGCGAAAGACGCCGGTTACACTGCGGTTATCTCTCACCGTTCAGGTGAGACTGAAGATGCAACGATTGCCGACCTGGCAGTGGGTACTGCAGCGGGCCAGATTAAGACCGGTTCTATGAGCCGTTCTGACCGTGTTGCGAAATACAACCAGCTGATCCGTATCGAGGAAGCGCTGGGTGAAAAAGCACCGTACAATGGTCTGAAAGAAGTGAAAGGCCAAGCGTAATCCACGCTGGACCGCTCGGGTGAGTTCAAATCATCCGCACCGAGAAAACCGCCTGACTCAGGCGGTTTTTTTTCGCCTGAAGCCTGTGTCTCTGTACTGAAATGCTTGCTGCTCAGAAGGTTATCTTGCGGGTCATCAGCCCTTTTTATGATCAGTTTGCCTTGAACTGGCCCTAGTCACACCCAGCGCTTTATGGGATTATTAGGGCTATTTTCTAAATAGCCCCACGGGGTGATCGCCAAGATCATGCTGAGGGAGCAAAAGTGCCGTACACGGATTGAAAGAATGGGAGCCGTATGCGTTTGTTCACGGTCGCGCTACTGATGGTGCTGGCATGGTTACAGTACGATTTCTGGTTGGGTAAAAACGGCATGAGTGACTACCTGACTGCAACGGAAAATGTTGCCTTGCAGCAGCAGGCCAATGCCGAGCTTGCCCAGCGCAACCATCAGATGTATGCCGAAATCCATGATCTGCATCGCGGTCAGGAGGCAGTCGAAGAGCGGGCCCGAAACGGCCTGGGGATGATCAAGCCGGGCGAGACATTCTTTCGTATCGTCGGTGAGTAACTGTGCGGTCGTTGCCAGCTCCGGCGGCGTACCAGTACGTGTAGATGTAATCAGCGAAAAGCAGTACCTGAATTCATGACCGAAACCATCACAGCTGTGGTGCCGGCAGCCGGGATTGGCAGCCGCATGGCAGCGGACCGACCCAAACAGTACCTGCCTGTTGCAGGCAAAACGATTTTAGAACATACCGTCGCGCGGCTGCTGAGCCATTCGGCCATCAGCCGGGTGGTGATAGCCATTAGCCCGACGGACCCTTATTTCCAGGCGTTGCCGCTGGCCGATGATCCGCGGATCACTGTGGTTAACGGGGGCGCTGAGCGAGCCGATTCGGTATTTGCCGGACTGGCAGCAATTGATGATGCGCAGAGCTGGGTGCTGGTTCATGATGCGGCCCGGCCGTGTGTACGTCTGGCGGATCTGGACAAATTGATCACGGCCGCATTGCACAGTGACAGCGGCGCCATTCTCGCCGCGCCGGTGCGCGATACCATGAAAAGGGGCAATGGCTGTCAGGGCATTGCTGAAACCGTGTGCCGGAACGATCTCTGGCATGCGCTGACACCGCAGATGTTTCGGGTCCAGCAGTTGCGCGATTCACTCAAGCATGCGCTGGCACAAGGTGCGGTGATCACTGATGAGGCCTCGGCGCTGGAGTTTTGTGGTTTGCAACCCCGGCTGGTTCCGGGACGGGCGGATAACCTCAAAGTTACCCAGCCCGAAGATCTGGCACTGGCCGAATTTTATATACAACAATTGATGAAGGATGAGCCATGATTCGCATTGGACACGGTTTTGACGTGCATAAGTTTGGTGGTGAAGGACCGGTCATTATTGGTGGGGTGGCGATTCCGTACGAGCAGGGGCTGATCGCCCATTCCGACGGCGATGTGGCGCTGCATGCGGTGTGTGATGCGCTGCTGGGGGCGATTGGCGCCGGGGATATCGGCCGTCACTTCCCTGATACCGATGCTGAGTGGGCCGGTGCGGACAGCCGTTTTTTGCTGCGTGATGTCTATAGTAAAGTGAAAGCCAAAGGCTACCGTCTGGGGAACCTGGATGTGACCATTATTGCCCAGGCGCCGAAAATGGCGCCGTATATTGAGGCGATGTGCCAGGCGATTGCGGCCGATCTGGAAACTGACCTGGGTAACATCAATGTCAAAGCGACTACTTCCGAGCGATTGGGGTTTACCGGCCGCAAGGAAGGGATCGCCTGTGAAGCTGTCGTTCTGCTTCAGCAACAATCATGAGAATCAGTGTAGCCGGCCCTGACGGTCAGCTGCTTTGCGGCAGTGTGTGACTGCCTCCATATGGTATTTTTATATGTCTAATCTAATGGACAGCTTTTGCTGGTTGTATGGTCAGCCGAGTTGCCAGGGACGC
It includes:
- the mazG gene encoding nucleoside triphosphate pyrophosphohydrolase, which translates into the protein MSDKAPAPIEQLIEIMAKLRDPETGCPWDLKQDFASIVPHTLEEAYEVADAIAQQNWGEVREELGDLLFQVIFYSQLGKEQGLFAFDDVVRSINEKLIRRHPHVFGNTEFASEADIHANWEAEKAKERAEKGEDLSLLANIPKALPALIRAEKIQKRCAKHGFDWDSLGPVVDKVREEIDEVMEEAIQVAPSQDRVEDEIGDLLFAVVNLSRHLQVKPEVALQRANQKFERRFREVEKSVLEQGKRVEECSLETLDHEWNRVKQRER
- the ispF gene encoding 2-C-methyl-D-erythritol 2,4-cyclodiphosphate synthase; translated protein: MRIGHGFDVHKFGGEGPVIIGGVAIPYEQGLIAHSDGDVALHAVCDALLGAIGAGDIGRHFPDTDAEWAGADSRFLLRDVYSKVKAKGYRLGNLDVTIIAQAPKMAPYIEAMCQAIAADLETDLGNINVKATTSERLGFTGRKEGIACEAVVLLQQQS
- the ispD gene encoding 2-C-methyl-D-erythritol 4-phosphate cytidylyltransferase — encoded protein: MTETITAVVPAAGIGSRMAADRPKQYLPVAGKTILEHTVARLLSHSAISRVVIAISPTDPYFQALPLADDPRITVVNGGAERADSVFAGLAAIDDAQSWVLVHDAARPCVRLADLDKLITAALHSDSGAILAAPVRDTMKRGNGCQGIAETVCRNDLWHALTPQMFRVQQLRDSLKHALAQGAVITDEASALEFCGLQPRLVPGRADNLKVTQPEDLALAEFYIQQLMKDEP
- the eno gene encoding phosphopyruvate hydratase — its product is MSKIVKVLGREIIDSRGNPTVEAEVHLEGGFVGMAAAPSGASTGSREALELRDGDKSRFLGKGVLKAVEAVNGPIAEALVGKDAKAQADIDQVMIDLDGTDNKSNFGANAILAVSLANAKAAAAAKGMPLYEHIAELNGTPGQFSMPLPMMNIINGGEHADNNVDIQEFMIQPVGAKTLKEGLRIGAEVFHNLAKVLKAKGMSTAVGDEGGFAPNLESNAAALAAIKEAVEMAGYELGKDVTLAMDCAASEFFDKEAGNYNMKGEGKIFTSEEFNHYLAGLVDEYPIVSIEDGLDESDWDGFKHQTELLGGKIQLVGDDLFVTNTKILKEGIEKGVANSILIKFNQIGSLTETLAAIKMAKDAGYTAVISHRSGETEDATIADLAVGTAAGQIKTGSMSRSDRVAKYNQLIRIEEALGEKAPYNGLKEVKGQA
- the ftsB gene encoding cell division protein FtsB, producing the protein MRLFTVALLMVLAWLQYDFWLGKNGMSDYLTATENVALQQQANAELAQRNHQMYAEIHDLHRGQEAVEERARNGLGMIKPGETFFRIVGE
- a CDS encoding CTP synthase is translated as MTTNYIFVTGGVVSSLGKGIAAASLAAILEARGLKVTMMKLDPYINVDPGTMSPIQHGEVFVTEDGAETDLDLGHYERFIRTKMTKRNNFTAGRVYADVLRKERRGDYLGATIQVIPHITNEIKERVIAGAEGHDVAIVEVGGTVGDIESLPFMEAIRQLGVELGRERAMFTHLTLVPYLAAAGEVKTKPTQHSVKELLSIGIQPDVLICRSDRVIPANERAKIALFCNVPEKAVISMKDVDSIYKIPQLIKAQGLDDLVCQRFGITAPEANLSEWEQVIYEEANPTDEVTIGMVGKYIELPDAYKSVNEALKHAGLKNRLSVNIKYVDSQDVESKGTEVLEGLDAILVPGGFGGRGVEGKITTAQYARENKIPYLGICLGMQVALIEYARHVAGLEGAHSTEFNADTKHPVVGLITEWIDSEGKVEERSEESDLGGTMRLGSQLCHLAEGSKARELYGNATIHERHRHRYEVNNNLLPKLEKAGLKVSGLSADKKLVEIIEIPNHPWFVAAQFHPEFTSTPRDGHPLFEGFVKAAGENLRGELNK